In Metarhizium brunneum chromosome 3, complete sequence, a genomic segment contains:
- the AACS gene encoding Acetoacetyl-CoA synthetase — MDFEQTPRKLWEHPDPKSTAMWAFMQDANAKYGLDMQDFPALYKWSCSHRNQFWSLVWETMPLIHSGSYTQPVDESIPVSQLPAWFAGIQLNWAENFLWSRSANDAPGTRTQLNKEDSKIALTEVREGNTEVRHMTWAELRRRVAELATAMKERGVGRGDRVVMVGAHSATTLIVFLATTWLGGLFSSSSTDMGVGGLLQRTAQIDPKYVFFDDGASYNGKTIDLRDKIQGVMEGLQSCPSFNKVVVVQRFKGQPYPTGHIANTERLEDFILSKGYKQPPPMVRIGFQDPMIVYYSSGTTGIPKAIVHGVGPLLISIQKEGILHKGTTPDDVGLQFTTTGWIMYLSSVSQLLLGARAVLYDGSPFVPDATVLLKIAEQQGVTTLGLSPRWMTELMKKGISPRKVADLSKLRKVVSTGMVLPDQMFEWFYDEAFPPEVHLANISGGTDIAGCFVLENPLTPVHVGGCVGGSLGVPIAVYDHDLADGSEGKPLPAGQAGDLVATAAFPNVPLFLWNDDAPSPGKKYRGAYFDRFDGAWAQGDFCVFHPKTGGVLMLGRSDGVLNPSGIRFGSSDIYAVLERCFPAEVAESLCVGQRRPGDLDERVVLFLIMRQGRTLDRKMVTSIKDTIARELTKRHVPRYVFQVPEIPVTVNGKKVELPVKSIISGKTVKPSGTLLNPGSLDFFYRFQKVEELEEPLAKL; from the exons ATGGACTTTGAACAGACGCCCAGGAAGCTCTGGGAGCATCCAGACCCCAAAAGCACCGCCATGTGGGCGTTCATGCAAGATGCGAATGCGAAATATGGATTGGACATGCAG GACTTTCCTGCTCTCTACAAATGGTCATGCTCTCACCGCAACCAGTTCTGGTCTCTTGTCTGGGAAACCATGCCCTTAATCCACTCCGGCAGCTACACGCAGCCCGTCGATGAGTCCATTCCCGTCTCGCAGCTCCCGGCCTGGTTCGCGGGCATTCAGCTCAACTGGGCGGAAAACTTCCTCTGGAGCCGGAGCGCCAACGACGCCCCCGGCACGAGGACCCAGCTCAACAAGGAGGACTCCAAGATTGCCCTCACAGAGGTGCGCGAGGGCAACACCGAGGTTCGGCACATGACGTGGGCGGAGCTGCGGAGAAGggtggccgagctggccacGGCGATGAAGGAGAGAGGCGTTGGGAGAGGGGACCGGGTGGTCATGGTTGGCGCGCATTCGGCGACGACGCTGATTGTGTTTTTGGCAACGACTTGGCTGGGCGGGCTGTTTAGCAGTAGTTCTACGGATATGGGCGTTGGAGGCTTGTTGCAGAGGACGGCACAGATCGATCCCAAG TACGTCTTCTTCGATGACGGCGCCTCGTACAACGGCAAGACAATTGACCTCCGGGACAAGATCCAAGGCGTCATGGAAGGACTGCAGTCATGTCCGTCGTTCAACAAGGTGGTTGTCGTGCAGCGGTTCAAAGGGCAGCCCTACCCTACGGGACACATTGCCAACACGGAACGACTCGAGGACTTTATCCTGTCAAAGGGATACAAGCAGCCTCCACCCATGGTCCGCATCGGCTTCCAGGACCCCATGATTGTGTACTACTCTTCTGGGACGACGGGCATCCCCAAGGCAATTGTTCACGGGGTCGGCCCCTTGCTGATAAGCATCCAGAAAGAAGGCATCCTGCACAAAGGCACCACCCCGGACGACGTTGGCCTTCAATTCACCACCACCGGATGGATCATGTACCTGAGCAGCGTGTCGCAGCTACTCTTGGGAGCTAGGGCCGTTCTGTACGACGGGTCACCATTCGTCCCAGATGCAACCGTGCTCTTAAAGATTGCCGAACAACAGGGCGTCACGACACTCGGCCTCAGCCCACGCTGGATGACGGagttgatgaagaagggaaTTTCTCCCAGAAAAGTAGCCGACCTCTCCAAGCTAAGAAAGGTGGTCAGCACGGGCATGGTCCTGCCCGACCAGATGTTCGAGTGGTTCTACGATGAGGCGTTCCCGCCCGAGGTCCATCTCGCCAACATTTCCGGCGGCACCGACATT GCCGGCTGTTTCGTCCTCGAAAACCCCCTGACGCCCGTCCACGTAGGCGGCTGCGTCGGCGGCTCCCTGGGCGTCCCCATCGCCGTGTACGACCACGACCTCGCCGACGGCAGCGAGGGCAAGCCCCTCCCCGCCGGGCAGGCAGGCGACCTCGTCGCCACGGCTGCGTTCCCCAACGTGCCCCTGTTCTTGTGGAACGACGacgcgccgtcgccgggcAAGAAGTACCGCGGCGCGTACTTTGACCGCTTCGACGGGGCGTGGGCGCAGGGCGACTTCTGCGTCTTCCACCCCAAGACGGGCGGCGTCTTGATGCTGGGCCGGTCGGACGGCGTGCTCAACCCCAGCGGCATCCGGTTCGGCAGCTCGGACATTTACGCCGTGCTGGAGCGGTGCTTCCCGGCCGAGGTCGCCGAGTCGCTGTGCGTCGGGCAGCGGCGGCCGggcgacctcgacgagcGCGTGGTCCTGTTCCTGATCATGAGGCAGGGCCGGACGCTGGACAGGAAGATGGTGACGAGCATCAAGGACACGATTGCAAGGGAGCTGACCAAGAGGCATGTCCCGCGGTACGTGTTCCAGGTGCCCGAGATCCCCGTCACCGTCAACGGCAAGAAGGTCGAGCTGCCGGTCAAGAGTATCATCTCGGGCAAGACGGTGAAGCCGAGCGGGACCTTGTTGAACCCGGGTAGTCTGGACTTTTTTTACAGGTTCCAGAAggtggaggagctggaggagccGCTTGCTAAATTGTAG